Proteins from a genomic interval of Rhodothermales bacterium:
- a CDS encoding DUF1028 domain-containing protein — MHRMLIASIVLATAMGVSGRTGTDAPLVSTFSVVGFDPDTGELGVAVQSKFPNVRPIVPWARAGVGAVATQSFAELDYAIKGLDLMEQGATAEEALRIVMRDDPDRQQRQVGIVDARGNAASWTGTGCFDWAGGRVGQADGAAAIAVRGQILTGRNYTVQGNILVSEETVLAMADAFEATEGALADRLMAALVAGGKAGGDQRGEQSAALLVVREGAGYDGMDNFIDISVYDHTTPIAELERLYRLNNLYFTQSEAADMRPITPEIASEIQAIWHERGFYSGPMDGMVDMEFQQLLVDFMGWENYDLRIAPVQSVDLSAGESLMIDIQVLEDIRHVFREGLWTPKLN; from the coding sequence ATGCACCGAATGCTAATCGCGTCCATCGTCCTGGCCACTGCCATGGGCGTGTCTGGTCGGACAGGCACTGACGCACCTCTTGTGAGCACATTTTCCGTCGTTGGCTTTGATCCAGACACCGGTGAGCTGGGTGTCGCGGTCCAGAGCAAGTTTCCGAATGTCAGGCCCATTGTGCCGTGGGCCCGTGCCGGAGTGGGAGCGGTCGCGACGCAGAGCTTCGCGGAACTCGACTATGCCATAAAGGGCCTGGATCTCATGGAGCAGGGGGCGACGGCTGAGGAGGCGCTGCGGATTGTCATGCGAGATGATCCGGACCGCCAGCAGCGCCAGGTCGGGATCGTTGATGCTCGAGGAAATGCCGCGTCCTGGACGGGCACCGGTTGCTTCGACTGGGCCGGCGGACGTGTCGGACAGGCTGATGGTGCAGCTGCGATAGCCGTCCGAGGACAGATTCTCACGGGCCGCAACTACACGGTTCAGGGGAATATTCTGGTCTCCGAGGAGACCGTGCTCGCAATGGCCGACGCATTTGAAGCCACCGAGGGTGCGCTGGCAGATCGGTTGATGGCAGCCCTGGTGGCGGGCGGCAAGGCCGGGGGAGATCAGCGTGGAGAGCAGAGCGCGGCGCTGCTCGTCGTTCGTGAAGGAGCCGGCTACGACGGGATGGACAATTTCATCGATATCTCGGTGTACGACCACACGACGCCAATCGCCGAGCTGGAGCGTCTCTATCGATTGAACAACCTCTACTTCACGCAGTCCGAAGCAGCGGACATGCGTCCGATCACTCCCGAAATTGCGTCAGAAATTCAGGCCATCTGGCACGAGCGAGGTTTCTACAGCGGCCCCATGGACGGCATGGTCGACATGGAATTCCAGCAGCTTCTCGTCGACTTCATGGGATGGGAAAACTATGATCTGCGGATTGCGCCGGTCCAGAGCGTCGACCTGTCCGCTGGAGAGTCACTGATGATCGACATCCAAGTGCTGGAGGACATTCGGCACGTGT
- a CDS encoding DUF4159 domain-containing protein, which translates to MRLSNNILYIAIIVGLCGSAHAQADYAFEIARVKYAGGGDWYSDPGSLTELLEFVRAETLLDVAPREAVVELSGDKLHAYPYLYLTGHGNVRFSDEEALRLRHYLLGGGFLHIDDNYGLDAHIRRELKKVFPDRDLRELPFSHPIFSIHFSFPAGLPKIHEHDGKPPQGFGLFDDSGRLCVFYSYESDLGDGWEPADVHSDPPEKRTAALQMGSNILTYAMMH; encoded by the coding sequence ATGAGACTCAGCAACAACATCCTCTATATCGCAATCATCGTCGGCCTGTGTGGTAGTGCACACGCCCAGGCTGACTATGCGTTCGAGATCGCCCGGGTCAAATATGCCGGTGGTGGCGACTGGTACAGTGACCCCGGGTCGCTGACCGAGCTTCTGGAGTTTGTCCGAGCCGAGACGCTACTTGATGTGGCGCCCCGTGAAGCGGTGGTAGAGCTCTCTGGCGACAAGCTGCATGCATATCCCTACCTGTACCTGACCGGCCACGGCAATGTCCGGTTCTCCGATGAAGAAGCGCTCCGCCTTCGCCACTATTTGTTGGGAGGCGGTTTCCTTCATATAGACGATAACTACGGACTGGACGCCCACATCCGGCGCGAACTGAAGAAGGTGTTCCCGGATCGGGATCTGCGTGAACTCCCCTTCAGTCATCCGATCTTCAGCATCCACTTCTCGTTTCCTGCGGGATTGCCGAAAATCCATGAGCACGATGGAAAACCTCCGCAAGGCTTTGGGCTTTTCGATGATTCGGGTAGACTATGCGTATTCTATAGCTACGAAAGCGACCTCGGAGATGGCTGGGAGCCGGCCGATGTCCACTCCGACCCGCCGGAAAAGCGGACAGCCGCACTCCAGATGGGCAGCAATATTCTCACGT